A window of the Proteus terrae subsp. cibarius genome harbors these coding sequences:
- the cpxA gene encoding envelope stress sensor histidine kinase CpxA: MINSLSARIFAIFWLTLALVLVLVMMVPKLDSRQLTPLLESEYRQGVMLEQHIEAELAQDPANDLLWWRRLIRAIDKWAPPGQRLIIVTSEGRIIGAQRNEMQVVRNFIGQSDNADHPKKKKYGRSEMLGPFSVRDGEDHYQLYLVRPSSSPQSDFINLLFDKPLLLLIFTMLISTPLLVWLSWSLAKPARQLKNAADDVAKGNLRPHPELETGPQEFLAAGTSFNQMISALERMVEAQQRLISDISHELRTPLTRLQLASALLRRRSGESKELERIETETQRLDGMINDLLVLSRNQHKNELLRETVKANELWDDILDNAKFEAEQSNKTLQVTTPPGAWPIYCNPYSLASAFENIVRNALRYSHSRIEVAFTEQNQGITIIVDDDGPGVSPEDREHIFRPFYRTDEARDRESGGTGLGLAIVETAVSQHRGHVKADDSPLGGLRVEIWLPRAGKQS; the protein is encoded by the coding sequence ATGATAAATAGTCTGTCAGCGCGCATTTTCGCAATATTCTGGCTGACGCTAGCATTAGTTCTCGTGCTAGTTATGATGGTTCCAAAGCTGGACTCGCGCCAGCTTACCCCTCTTTTAGAGAGTGAATACCGTCAAGGCGTTATGCTAGAACAACATATCGAAGCTGAATTAGCTCAAGATCCCGCTAACGATCTCCTTTGGTGGCGTCGATTAATTCGTGCCATTGATAAATGGGCTCCTCCTGGTCAGCGCCTAATTATTGTTACGAGTGAAGGACGCATTATCGGCGCTCAACGTAATGAGATGCAGGTTGTCAGAAACTTTATTGGTCAATCTGATAACGCAGATCACCCTAAAAAGAAAAAATACGGTCGTTCTGAGATGTTAGGGCCTTTCTCTGTCAGAGATGGTGAAGATCATTACCAACTTTACCTCGTACGACCTTCAAGTAGCCCTCAATCTGACTTTATCAACTTATTATTTGATAAACCGTTATTGCTACTGATATTCACCATGCTTATCAGCACCCCATTATTAGTATGGCTTTCTTGGAGCTTAGCGAAACCCGCAAGACAGCTTAAAAATGCAGCTGATGATGTCGCTAAAGGCAACCTACGCCCTCATCCTGAACTAGAGACTGGCCCGCAAGAGTTTTTAGCCGCAGGTACTAGCTTTAATCAGATGATAAGCGCTCTCGAACGTATGGTTGAAGCACAACAACGCTTAATTTCTGATATTTCTCACGAGTTACGAACACCATTAACACGCTTACAATTAGCAAGCGCACTGTTACGTCGTCGTAGTGGAGAAAGTAAAGAACTAGAACGCATTGAAACAGAAACTCAACGCCTTGATGGTATGATTAATGATTTACTAGTTCTTTCACGCAACCAACATAAAAACGAGTTATTGCGCGAAACAGTAAAAGCCAACGAGCTGTGGGATGACATTTTAGATAATGCTAAGTTTGAGGCTGAACAGAGTAATAAGACGCTACAAGTGACAACGCCTCCAGGAGCATGGCCTATCTACTGCAATCCATATTCACTTGCTAGTGCATTTGAAAATATTGTTCGTAATGCCCTACGTTATTCACATTCTCGCATTGAGGTTGCATTTACTGAACAAAACCAAGGTATCACAATTATTGTTGATGATGATGGCCCAGGTGTTAGTCCTGAAGATAGAGAGCATATCTTCCGACCTTTCTATCGCACTGACGAAGCAAGAGATCGCGAATCAGGTGGCACTGGCTTGGGATTAGCTATTGTTGAGACAGCAGTAAGCCAACATAGAGGCCATGTTAAAGCCGATGACAGCCCATTAGGTGGATTGAGGGTTGAGATTTGGTTGCCGAGGGCTGGAAAACAGTCTTAA
- the cpxR gene encoding envelope stress response regulator transcription factor CpxR gives MHKILLVDDDRELTSLLKELLEMEGFNVVIASDGEQALKLLDASIDLLLLDIMMPRKNGIETLKELRQNFQTPVIMLTARGSDLDRVLGLELGADDYLPKPFNDRELVARIRAILRRSNWSEQKQTDSNTSPTLQVDKLQLNPGRQEASFDNEPLELTGTEFTLLYLLAQHLGQVVSREHLSQEVLGKRLTPFDRAIDMHISNLRRKLPERTDGQPWFKTLRGRGYLMVSIT, from the coding sequence ATGCATAAAATCTTATTAGTGGATGACGATCGCGAATTAACATCGCTATTGAAAGAACTGCTTGAAATGGAAGGCTTTAATGTTGTAATCGCCTCTGATGGCGAACAAGCACTTAAACTTTTGGATGCTTCTATCGACCTGTTATTACTGGATATTATGATGCCACGTAAAAACGGGATTGAGACACTCAAAGAGTTACGCCAAAATTTCCAGACCCCTGTCATTATGTTAACGGCAAGAGGCAGTGATCTTGACCGAGTACTCGGCTTAGAGCTAGGTGCTGATGACTATTTACCAAAACCTTTTAATGATAGAGAACTGGTTGCTCGTATTAGGGCTATTTTGCGTCGTTCTAATTGGAGCGAACAAAAACAGACCGACAGCAATACATCTCCAACATTACAGGTCGATAAATTACAACTTAATCCTGGTCGCCAAGAAGCAAGTTTTGATAATGAACCGCTAGAGTTAACAGGAACGGAGTTTACTTTACTTTATTTACTTGCTCAGCATTTAGGGCAAGTCGTATCACGCGAACATCTAAGCCAAGAAGTCCTTGGTAAACGCTTAACGCCGTTTGATAGAGCGATTGATATGCATATTTCTAATTTACGCCGTAAATTACCAGAAAGAACAGATGGACAACCTTGGTTTAAAACTTTACGTGGCCGTGGTTATCTGATGGTTTCAATAACTTGA